In Phycodurus eques isolate BA_2022a chromosome 10, UOR_Pequ_1.1, whole genome shotgun sequence, a genomic segment contains:
- the cpne5b gene encoding copine-5b isoform X2, with product MKKKKYVNSGTVTLLSFSVESEFTFLDYIKGGTQINFTVAIDFTASNGNPSQSTSLHYMNPYQLNAYAMALKAVGEIIQDYDSDKMFPALGFGAKLPPDGRVSHEFPLNENMENPYCNGIEGILEAYHRSLKTVQLYGPTNFAPVVNHVARYAASVQDGSQYLVLLIITDGVISDMAQTKEAIVNGAKLPMSIIIVGVGQAEFDAMVELDGDDIRVSSRGKLAERDIVQFVPFRDYMDRTGNHVLSMARLAKDVLAEIPDQLISYMKSRGIKPKPAPPPYTLPGLTHHHTHI from the exons atgaagaaaaagaaatatgtCAACTCTGGAACT GTGACCTTGCTCTCATTCTCTGTTGAGTCGGAGTTCACATTCTTAGATTACATCAAAGGAGG GACGCAGATCAATTTCACTGTGGCTATTGATTTCACAGCATCTAACG GTAACCCCTCTCAGTCCACCTCACTCCACTACATGAACCCCTACCAGCTGAACGCCTATGCCATGGCACTTAAAGCTGTTGGGGAGATCATTCAGGATTATGACAGTGATAAGATGTTTCCGGCTCTTGGCTTTGGGGCCAAACTCCCCCCCGACGGACGAGTGTCACACGAGTTTCCACTG AATGAAAACATGGAGAATCCTTACTGCAATGGTATAGAGGGCATCTTAGAAGCGTACCACCGGAGTCTGAAGACAGTACAACTGTATGGTCCAACCAACTTTGCACCAGTGGTGAACCATGTTGCAAG GTATGCAGCATCAGTGCAAGACGGCTCCCAGTACCTTGTGCTCCTCATAATTACAGATGGAGTCATATCTGACATGGCTCAGACCAAAGAGGCCATTGTTAAT GGTGCGAAGCTTCCAATGTCCATCATCATCGTCGGAGTGGGTCAGGCTGAATTTGACG CTATGGTGGAGTTGGATGGTGATGACATTCGGGTCTCTTCCCGAGGGAAACTTGCAGAGAGAGACATTGTCCAG TTTGTTCCCTTCAGAGATTATATGGACCGGACAGGTAACCATGTGCTGAGCATGGCCCGGCTGGCTAAAGACGTGCTAGCAGAGATCCCCGACCAGTTGATTTCCTACATGAAGAGTCGGGGGATTAAACCTAAGCCGGCCCCGCCACCTTACACGCTACCCGGACTCACACAtcaccacacacacatctgA